One Polaribacter reichenbachii genomic window, AAGCAACAGTTTCGTTTAATTTATCATAATTGATGTTTGCAAAAACAGTATCTTTCTGTTCAGCATTTCCATAAGGATAAGGAGTAATATTATCTGCTTTTGCTCTTTTAGGGACTAAATAAGTTGCTGTTTCATCTTCTTCTGTTAATGTTAGAACAGCTCCTAAACCCTCTCTGTAAATCGCTTTTCTAGTTAATAAATTAAATACAGACGATGTAGCTTCTTTTTTATCCTTTTTAACTAAATCAGTAGCTAAATTTATTGGCGAAAAATTATTGTCTGTTTTATCTGTAAACTCCAATGTACGCTTTGCTACAAATACTGATGAAGCCGTGTTTTTGGCTGAGTACCCTGCAATTATGTTCAATTTTGGATAATTAAAAAAAACTGCGATAATAACTACGATACATAATAAAAGTAGAATTCGTTTAAAAATTTTCATATTTAGAAGAGTTTAGTGATGTAAAAATAAGAAATTCATATTGCCTTTTTTAGAGGTTTAAAAAATAGAGGTTTATCTTTGTAACTTAAATTGATTTTTATGTTTAATGTTGATAAAATTAGAGAAGATTTTCCAATTCTAAAAAGAACGGTTCACGGAAAACCTTTGGTTTATTTTGATAATGCTGCTACCTCACAAACACCTCAAATAGTTATTGATACCATTGTAGATTATTATAGCAATTACAATTCTAATATTCACAGAGGAGTGCATACTTTAAGCCAAGAAGCAACAGACAAATATGAAGAAGCGCGTATTAAAATTCAAAAACATTTTAATGCCAAAGAAGCATATGAAATCATTTTAACATCTGGTACTACTCATAGTATAAATATGGTTGCCTCTGGTTTTGCATCACTTTTAAATAAGGGTGATGAAATTATTGTTTCTGCCTTAGAACATCATTCTAATATTGTGCCTTGGCAAATGTTATGCGAAAAAACTGGAGCTATTTTAAAGGTGATTCCTATGACTGATGAAGGTTCTTTAGATATGAAAACCTATCATAATTTATTGAATGATAAAACAAAATTGGTTTTCTCAAATCACGTTTCTAATGCTTTAGGAACCGTAAATCCTATAGAAGAAATTATTGCAGCTGCTCATAAAGTTGGTGCTGCTGTTTTAATTGATGGTGCTCAAGCAACACCACATATAAAACCAGATGTACAAGCTTTAAATGTAGATTTTTACGTGGCTTCTGCTCATAAATTATGTGGGCCAACTGGTGTTGGTTTGTTATATGGTAAACAAGAATGGTTAGAAAAATTACCTCCTTATCAAGGTGGAGGAGAAATGATTGCTACTGTTTCTTTTGAAAAAACAACTTATGCTGGTTTACCTCATAAGTTTGAAGCTGGTACACCAAATATTTGTGGCGGAATTGCTTTTGGAGCTGCAATAGATTATATGAACTCTGTTGGTTTTGATGCTATTGCAAATTATGAAAATGAGCTTTTAGAATATGGAACATCAGAATTATTAAAAATTGATGGTTTAAAAATCTACGGAACATCCGCAGAAAAAACTGCTGTTATTTCTTTTAACGTAAATGATATTCATCCTTATGATATTGGTGCAATTCTAGATAAATTAGGTATTGCTGTAAGAACAGGTCATCATTGTGCGCAACCTATTATGGATTTTTATAAAATACCAGGAACCATAAGAGCTTCTTTCTCTTTTTACAACACAAAAGAAGAAATTGATATTCTTGTACAAGGTGTTAAAAGAGCAACAATGATGCTTTCATAAAAACAGTTTTTGTAATAAATAAAAAAGGTTGAGATTTAAAATCTCAACCTTTTTTATTTTATATCTTTATTTTAAAACTTACCTTAATGCAGGTGAGTAATTTGTTGGATAATCGCCTCCAACAGCTAAACCTCCTGTTGCAGTTGTAAAATTAGAACCAAATTCAGCATCCATAGCAGCTAAAAATTTGTTAGCCATTAATGCATAACCTCTAGCTGTTAAATGTACACCATCTAAACTAATTAAACCTCCTGTTACAAGGTTTGTCGTTAATACATAATCATCAAAAGCAATACCTGTAGAAGCTTCTTCTAAAATAGCTTTAAAATCTACTAAAGCCAAGTTTGGATTTGCAGAAGCAATAGATGAAATGGTTGTATTGTAAGCATCTGTTGCTGTTTTAATTGCTGCT contains:
- a CDS encoding aminotransferase class V-fold PLP-dependent enzyme, with the translated sequence MFNVDKIREDFPILKRTVHGKPLVYFDNAATSQTPQIVIDTIVDYYSNYNSNIHRGVHTLSQEATDKYEEARIKIQKHFNAKEAYEIILTSGTTHSINMVASGFASLLNKGDEIIVSALEHHSNIVPWQMLCEKTGAILKVIPMTDEGSLDMKTYHNLLNDKTKLVFSNHVSNALGTVNPIEEIIAAAHKVGAAVLIDGAQATPHIKPDVQALNVDFYVASAHKLCGPTGVGLLYGKQEWLEKLPPYQGGGEMIATVSFEKTTYAGLPHKFEAGTPNICGGIAFGAAIDYMNSVGFDAIANYENELLEYGTSELLKIDGLKIYGTSAEKTAVISFNVNDIHPYDIGAILDKLGIAVRTGHHCAQPIMDFYKIPGTIRASFSFYNTKEEIDILVQGVKRATMMLS